The Stigmatopora argus isolate UIUO_Sarg chromosome 16, RoL_Sarg_1.0, whole genome shotgun sequence genome has a window encoding:
- the pum3 gene encoding pumilio homolog 3 has product MEAKPQTAFRPKGGKKLKQKGKDSPGTAPGSRPNGKKLFKPYNKKDTQGKMSKSADHTKKKPTFVKGGKGQKRKLPTDNRDGNDKEAGGRNATQKKKPTFVKGGKGQKRKLPTDNRDGNDKEAGGPQAKKLKKGKINPKKKYKTDEELKKNRSQKKKDLKKSRQEADRKDMYQIINDAKKLWGDLRLKKCDKDLKSNKMKELHELVKGKYKQMAYAHDSVRVLQCFIQWGSHEQRQEVFDELKDDIIDLCKSQYGRHVVKKLLMYGNKELIAAVMQTFKGNVRPLLRHAAASGIIEYAYNDKAVLAQRLMLTEELYGNVFTILKSSICNTIEKVAEANPDRLNQIITDMKQILTPMAQKEQVIKHSLVHKVFLDFFLFSADQQKAEMIESIRESVVYMAHTHDGARVAMHCLWHGTNKDRKVIIKTMKTYMVKFATGEFGHLVLLAIFDCVDDTKLVKQTVLAELLSSLEEVISNKYGKKVLLYLLSPRDPAHLLPEIIKVLERGDGNAHSKKDAALRRKELLEVVSPPLLDYLRDNAASMVMDKATSVTVSDILASACGDLQPAMVAVAQLANQELVPGGIQGQLHMAEHPAGHLVLKWLIEQDVSLVEAGKEERFSRILVDTVGMEKLRSWSKVNRGAMVLCSLLNSCDKSVVADVKTALQDFELEGTNGSKGAEILLENLRK; this is encoded by the exons ATGGAAGCGAAACCCCAAACAGCCTTTCGCCCCAAAGGTGGAAAGAAATTGAAACAGAAAGGGAAAG ATTCTCCTGGAACAGCACCTGGTAGTAGGCCAAATGGTAAAAAACTCTTCAAACCTTACAACAAGAAGGACACACAAGgcaaaatgagcaagagtgcAGATCACACCAAGAAAAAGCCTACATTTGTTAAAGGTGGAAAAGGACAAAAGAGAAAACTACCCACTGACAACAGGGATGGAAACGATAAAGAAGCTGGAGGTAGAAATGCCACTCAAAAGAAAAAGCCTACATTTGTTAAAGGTGGAAAAGGACAAAAGAGAAAACTACCCACCGACAACAGGGATGGAAACGATAAAGAAGCTGGAG GTCCACAGGCAAAGAAGCTCAAGAAAGGCAAAATTAACCCTAAAAAGAAGTACAAGACAGATGAAGAGCTGAAGAAAAACAGGTCACAGAAGAAGAAAGATCTGAAGAAGAGCAGACAGGAAGCAGATCGAAAGGACATGTACCAGATAATCAATGACGCCAAAAAACTGTGGGGAGACCTAAGACT AAAGAAGTGTGACAAGGATTtgaaaagcaacaaaatgaaagaGCTTCATGAGCTGGTTAAGGGGAAGTACAAACAG ATGGCGTATGCTCACGACTCTGTACGAGTGCTCCAGTGTTTTATCCAGTGGGGTAGCCATGAACAGAGACAAGAAGTGTTTGATGAACTCAAAG ATGATATCATTGATTTATGTAAGTCACAGTACGGCAGACACGTGGTGAAAAAGTTATTGATGTATGG GAACAAGGAGTTGATTGCGGCCGTGATGCAAACGTTTAAAGGCAACGTGCGGCCATTGCTTCGTCATGCTGCCGCCTCGGGAATCATTGAGTATGCGTACAATGACAAAGCTGTGCTTGCACAGAGACTCATGCTAACTGAGGAACTGTACGGCAATGTCTTCACAATCCTCAAG TCATCGATATGCAACACTATCGAGAAAGTCGCAGAGGCTAACCCAGACAggctgaatcaaatcatcactGATATGAAGCAAATTCTCACCCCAATGGCACAGAA GGAGCAGGTCATCAAACACTCTCTAGTCCACAAAGTCTTCCTGGACTTTTTTCTCTTTAGTGCTGACCAACAGAAAGCG GAGATGATTGAGTCGATAAGGGAGTCTGTTGTCTACATGGCTCACACCCATGATGGAGCTCGAGTGGCCATGCACTGTCTGTGGCATGGGACTAACAAG GACAGAAAGGTTATCATTAAAACAATGAAGACCTACATGGTGAAATTTGCAACG GGGGAGTTTGGTCACCTGGTTCTTCTAGCCATATTTGACTGCGTGGATGACACCAAACTAGTCAAACAGACTGTGTTAGCG GAGCTCTTGTCATCTTTGGAGGAAGTCATCAGTAACAAGTACGGCAAGAAAGTTCTGTTGTACTTGCTCAGCCCCAGAGACCCTGCTCACTTGCTGCCCGAGATCATTAAGGTGCTAGAAAGGGGAGATGGCAATGCACACAG TAAGAAGGACGCAGCCCTCCGAAGGAAGGAGCTGCTGGAGGTAGTTTCCCCGCCACTGCTCGATTATCTCAGAGACAACGCTGCATCCATGGTCATGGACAAGGCCACCAGCGTGACAGTTAGTGACATTCTGGCGTCCGCCTGCGGTGACCTGCAGCCCGCCATGGTAGCTGTAGCTCAGTTGGCTAATCAGGAACTGGTACCAGGAGGCATCCAAGGGCAG CTCCACATGGCAGAACATCCCGCTGGACACTTGGTGCTCAAATGGCTCATAGAGCAGGATGTCAGTCTGGTCGAGGCTGGGAAAGAAG AACGATTTTCAAGGATCCTGGTGGACACTGTTGGGATGGAAAAACTGAGGAGTTGGAGCAAAGTCAACAGAGGAGCTATGGTGCTTTGCAG CCTCCTGAACAGTTGTGACAAGTCTGTTGTGGCAGATGTGAAGACTGCTTTGCAGGACTTTGAGCTTGAAGGCACAAATGGCAGCAAGGGTGCTGAAATCCTGCTGGAAAACTTGAGAAAATAA